Proteins found in one Miscanthus floridulus cultivar M001 chromosome 4, ASM1932011v1, whole genome shotgun sequence genomic segment:
- the LOC136551034 gene encoding probable histone H2A.5, giving the protein MDVSGAGAGGKAKKGAGGRKAGGGPRKKSVSRSVKAGLQFPVGRIGRYLKKGRYAQRVGTGAPVYLAAVLEYLAAEVLELAGNAARDNKKTRIIPRHVLLAIRNDEELGKLLAGVTIAHGGVLPNIHSVLLPKKVAEKAAAAKEPKSPKKAAKERKKA; this is encoded by the coding sequence ATGGACGTGAGCGGAGCCGGTGCTGGCGGGAAGGCGAAGAAGGGCGCGGGCGGGCGGAAGGCCGGCGGCGGGCCGAGGAAGAAGTCGGTGTCGCGGTCCGTCAAGGCTGGGCTGCAGTTCCCCGTCGGCCGCATCGGGCGGTACCTGAAGAAGGGCCGGTACGCGCAGCGCGTGGGCACGGGCGCCCCCGTCTACCTGGCCGCCGTCCTCGAGTACCTGGCCGCCGAGGTGCTGGAGCTGGCGGGGAACGCGGCCAGGGACAACAAGAAGACCCGCATCATCCCGCGCCACGTGCTCCTGGCCATCCGCAACGACGAGGAGCTCGGCAAGCTGCTGGCCGGCGTTACCATCGCCCACGGCGGCGTCCTCCCCAACATCCACAGTGTGCTCCTGCCCAAGAAGGTCGCCGAGAAGGCGGCGGCCGCCAAGGAGCCCAAGTCGCCCAAGAAGGCCGCCAAGGAGCGCAAGAAGGCATAG